A single window of Archangium gephyra DNA harbors:
- a CDS encoding ExbD/TolR family protein: MGMNVGGGRGGMKAEINVTPLVDVVLVLLIIFMVVTPMMQRGKNVTLPQATHVTGEKQGDPLILSVTPDKKTFVEAEHYADASALQARLAKELREQPSRRLLLKADEALSYGDVRKVMELAQAAGAKGVAIGVVQPKNP, encoded by the coding sequence ATGGGAATGAACGTCGGCGGTGGCCGGGGCGGTATGAAGGCCGAGATCAACGTCACCCCCCTCGTGGACGTGGTGCTCGTGCTGCTCATCATCTTCATGGTGGTGACGCCCATGATGCAGCGGGGCAAGAACGTGACGTTGCCCCAGGCCACCCACGTCACGGGGGAGAAGCAGGGAGATCCCCTCATCCTCTCGGTCACTCCCGACAAGAAGACCTTCGTCGAGGCCGAGCACTACGCGGACGCGTCGGCGCTCCAGGCCCGGCTCGCGAAGGAGTTGCGTGAGCAGCCCTCCCGCCGCCTCCTCCTCAAGGCCGATGAGGCGCTCTCGTACGGAGACGTCCGCAAGGTGATGGAGCTGGCGCAGGCCGCTGGCGCGAAGGGCGTGGCCATCGGCGTGGTGCAGCCCAAGAACCCGTAG